From a region of the Triticum aestivum cultivar Chinese Spring chromosome 7D, IWGSC CS RefSeq v2.1, whole genome shotgun sequence genome:
- the LOC123165761 gene encoding protein NUCLEAR FUSION DEFECTIVE 4 yields MPGAVKAGSRPPWLGLGAAVWLQASAGTSSAFALYSHALKVALGADQSRVALLGVACNVGDSLGLLPGVVCNKLHPALLLLVAAASGLLGYGVTWLAVSGVAPALPYWLIWIALCMGSNSGAWMSTAALVTNMRNFPLSRGAVAGILKGYSGLSAAVYTAIYTGALHGSAANLLLFLTLGVAIVCLLAMYFVRPCEPSLVENSSERVHFLFVQINSALLGVYLVCATTLDRFVTLTPALNYSLIAIMVILILAPFAIPVKMTLFRSVPRKVTSAAADNDFTEPFLLPSSSEPNFGKIEDEDAADIDLLLAEGEGAVKQKRRRPKRGEDFRFREALLKADFWLLFAVFFIGVGSGVTVLNNLAQVGTAAGVVGTTISVSLFSLGNFFGRLGGGAVSDYFVRSRTLPRTVLITCTQVVMIVNYLVFALGLKATLYISVAILGVCYGVHFSVMVSTSSELFGLKQFGKIYNFILLANPLGALVFSSLAGYVYDHEAAKQHSVAAVAGSDHVMVCYGPSCFRLTFFVLSGMACLGTFLSVILTVRIRPVYQTLYGGGPSSQPRSSAH; encoded by the exons ATGCCGGGCGCGGTGAAGGCGGGGAGCAGGCCGCCGTGGCTGGGTCTCGGGGCGGCCGTGTGGCTGCAGGCGTCGGCGGGGACCAGCTCCGCCTTCGCGCTCTACTCGCACGCGCTCAAGGTGGCGCTCGGCGCCGACCAGAGCCGCGTCGCGCTGCTCGGGGTCGCCTGCAACGTCGGGGACAGCCTTGGCCTCCTCCCGGGCGTCGTCTGCAACAAGCTCCACCCGGCCCTGCTCctgctcgtcgccgccgcctccggcctcctcggCTACGGGGTCACCTGGCTCGCCGTCTCCGGCGTCGCCCCGGCGCTGCCCTACTGGCTG ATATGGATCGCATTATGCATGGGTTCGAACAGCGGTGCGTGGATGTCGACCGCCGCATTAGTAACCAACATGAGGAACTTCCCACTCAGCAGAGGTGCTGTTGCCGGCATCCTCAAGGGCTACTCTGGTCTAAGTGCAGCTGTATACACTGCCATTTACACGGGTGCGCTTCACGGTTCAGCTGCAAACCTCCTGCTTTTTCTCACCCTGGGAGTTGCCATCGTGTGCCTTCTGGCGATGTACTTTGTGAGGCCTTGTGAGCCTTCTCTGGTGGAGAATTCCTCGGAGCGAGTTCACTTCCTGTTCGTACAGATCAACAGTGCTCTTCTTGGGGTTTATCTCGTCTGTGCCACGACATTGGATCGTTTTGTGACTCTCACCCCTGCTCTGAACTATTCCTTGATTGCTATTATGGTCATTCTCATTCTTGCACCGTTTGCGATACCTGTGAAGATGACATTGTTTCGAAGCGTCCCAAGGAAAGTCACTTCTGCTGCTGCTGACAATGATTTCACAGAACCATTTCTTCTGCCTTCTTCCTCTGAACCAAACTTCGGcaaaattgaagatgaggatgctGCAGATATTGATCTTCTCTTAGCTGAGGGTGAAGGGGCTGtgaagcagaagagaagaagaccaAAAAGGGGAGAGGACTTCAGGTTCCGTGAAGCTCTGCTAAAGGCAGATTTCTGGTTGCTCTTTGCAGTATTCTTTATAGGTGTTGGATCTGGAGTCACCGTCCTTAACAATCTAGCACAAGTTGGAACTGCAGCAGGTGTTGTTGGCACAACCATATCAGTCTCTCTCTTCAGTTTGGGCAACTTCTTTGGCCGCTTAGGAGGTGGTGCTGTTTCTGATTATTTTGTCAG GTCAAGGACACTTCCACGGACAGTACTGATCACATGCACCCAAGTGGTGATGATAGTCAACTACCTAGTCTTCGCGCTGGGTCTCAAGGCTACGCTCTACATCTCCGTTGCCATACTCGGCGTGTGCTATGGCGTCCATTTCTCGGTGATGGTGTCGACGTCATCGGAGCTGTTTGGGCTAAAGCAGTTTGGGAAGATCTACAACTTCATCTTGCTGGCGAACCCACTTGGCGCGCTCGTGTTCAGCAGCCTCGCTGGGTATGTCTACGATCATGAAGCGGCAAAACAGCACAGCGTCGCAGCAGTGGCGGGCTCTGACCATGTCATGGTATGCTACGGCCCCAGCTGTTTCAGGCTCACGTTCTTTGTGCTGTCAGGCATGGCATGCTTGGGAACGTTTCTGAGCGTGATCCTGACCGTGAGGATCCGACCAGTGTATCAGACGCTCTATGGAGGTGGACCCTCGAGCCAGCCCAGGAGCTCTGCGCATTGA